A genomic window from Cytophagia bacterium CHB2 includes:
- a CDS encoding WbqC family protein, which produces MKIVAAHLPAYLPGLELFCKMAQADAVILADHLQYSKHGVLNRNRIKTPEGARWLTVPVLTKGRGRQAIHAVEINNNERWALTHWRALQTHYNKSPYFMHYADRFEGLYHTEWRRLIELNVAGIRTLCACLKLDTPIHLSSECGAVTGNKNWLVELIKRIGGTAYLASPGQRAHAVRENDFSAAGITLIDTNPPMPRYHQLYGEFIPDLSMVDLLFNEGGHYLGELRKKNDARGFAGRIANTDFPSS; this is translated from the coding sequence ATGAAAATCGTTGCCGCACATCTTCCCGCCTATCTTCCAGGCCTTGAGCTTTTTTGTAAAATGGCGCAGGCAGACGCCGTCATTCTCGCCGATCATTTGCAATATTCCAAACATGGCGTGCTCAATCGCAATCGCATCAAAACGCCGGAGGGCGCGCGCTGGCTCACGGTTCCGGTTTTGACCAAAGGGCGCGGCCGGCAGGCGATTCATGCGGTCGAAATCAACAATAACGAAAGATGGGCGTTAACCCATTGGCGGGCCTTGCAAACGCATTACAATAAATCGCCGTATTTCATGCACTATGCCGATCGCTTCGAAGGGCTTTATCACACGGAATGGCGCCGTCTCATTGAACTCAACGTGGCTGGCATCCGAACGCTTTGCGCATGCCTGAAGCTCGACACACCCATCCATCTCAGCTCGGAATGTGGAGCCGTAACGGGAAATAAAAACTGGCTTGTGGAGTTGATCAAGCGCATCGGCGGAACCGCGTATCTCGCAAGCCCCGGGCAGCGTGCGCACGCTGTTCGCGAAAATGATTTTAGCGCCGCCGGCATCACTTTAATTGACACTAATCCGCCTATGCCGCGTTATCATCAGCTTTATGGTGAATTCATTCCGGATCTCAGTATGGTCGATTTATTGTTTAATGAAGGCGGGCACTATTTGGGGGAATTGCGCAAGAAAAATGATGCCCGGGGTTTTGCAGGACGCATCGCCAACACCGATTTTCCGTCAAGCTGA
- a CDS encoding SDR family oxidoreductase encodes MPQRVALITGGARGIGRAIGVALAADNWDIALCYRTSAAEAASAVAAITAQGRRGFSLQCDVSDPAAAAAMVQQIEEQFGRIDALLNCAGPYRRVPLFDETLAGWHEMFDNNLHPVFYLSRLVSPIMRRQRWGRIINFGLVNADQLIGQPNLTAYAIAKTGVLILTRTLARLLAPEGITVNAISPGFIDSGSMPVEELAKMESKIPAGYPGAVEDVVGAAKFLLSEQAYYVNGTNIHVSGGWGV; translated from the coding sequence ATGCCTCAACGAGTAGCTCTCATCACCGGCGGCGCGCGCGGCATCGGCCGCGCGATTGGAGTGGCGCTGGCAGCGGACAATTGGGATATTGCGCTGTGCTATCGCACCAGTGCCGCGGAAGCCGCAAGCGCAGTTGCCGCGATTACGGCGCAGGGCCGTCGCGGTTTCAGTTTACAATGCGATGTTTCAGACCCGGCCGCCGCGGCGGCCATGGTGCAGCAAATCGAGGAACAATTTGGCCGTATTGACGCCCTGCTCAACTGCGCCGGGCCGTATCGTCGTGTGCCGCTGTTTGATGAAACCCTCGCCGGCTGGCACGAAATGTTCGATAACAATCTGCATCCGGTGTTTTATTTAAGCCGGCTCGTATCGCCCATCATGCGCAGGCAGAGATGGGGACGCATCATCAACTTTGGATTGGTCAATGCTGATCAACTTATCGGGCAGCCCAATCTCACGGCATATGCCATTGCCAAAACCGGCGTGCTCATTCTCACGCGCACGCTGGCCCGGCTGCTCGCGCCGGAGGGCATCACGGTGAACGCGATTTCTCCGGGTTTCATTGATTCCGGCAGCATGCCCGTGGAGGAATTGGCAAAAATGGAAAGCAAGATTCCGGCCGGTTATCCCGGCGCCGTCGAGGATGTTGTGGGGGCGGCGAAATTTTTGTTGTCCGAGCAGGCGTATTACGTTAACGGCACGAATATTCACGTCAGCGGCGGTTGGGGCGTTTGA